From the genome of Candidatus Defluviilinea proxima:
CCGCGCCTAACACGGAACAAGCGCTTGCGAAAACTAATGCCAACGTAAGAATAATAAACTTTTTCATCAAACCACTCCTTGTGGGGCTATGACTGACCAGCTACCTCCAGGAATTGTGTTACCGTATCGCGCAACATGCGCTCCGGTAGTGCACCGACCTGGCGATGCACGATTTTGCCGCCTGCAACAAAGAGCATGGTCGGGATTCCCTGAATCCCGTATTTCATCATCCATTCGGGATTCTCGTCTGTGTTGACCTTGGCGATGACGACCTTGCCATCATATTCCTTGGCAAGCTTATCGAGAATAGGCGCGATCATTTTGCAAGGACCGCACCACGGCGCCCAGAAATCAACGATTACCGGCACAGTAGACTGAAGGACTGTCTTCTCAAATGCGGCATCAGTTACATGAATAGGTTCATTAGACATCGTATTACACCTTTATTTGTTCAAAAATTTGGGGTTTATTTTGAAAAACCTTGAACGATAAAAAAGTATATCACAATACCCTGCATGATATAATCGCCCGCTATGGCTGAACTATTTTCAAAATGGAGAGAAGGCCTCGCTAAAACGAGCAAGACAACATTTGGAAGGCTCAAATCCATTCTTGGTGCAACCGAGATCACGCAAGATACTTGGGATGAACTGGAATCATTGCTTGTACAAGCTGACTTGGGAATCGAAACGGCGACTGAAATTCTGGATTCAATGCGCCGTATCGTGCGGACCGAAGGCCTGACTCGCTCTGATGAGCTTTGGGATGCCCTTCGAGCTGAACTTCGCTCCAGACTCTCCGTCCCACCAGCCTTCACATGGACTAATAAACCGTCCGTCATCATGATGGTCGGAGTCAATGGCTCTGGCAAAACAACCACCATCGCCAAACTCGGACAGCGTTTTCACAACGAAGGGAAATCTCTTCTCTTTGGCGCGGCAGATACCTTCCGTGCCGCAGCGGTGGACCAGCTTCAGGTATGGGGAGACAGGTTGAAGGTCGATGTGATCGCGGGCGCGCCCGAGTCCGATCCCGGAGCGGTGGCATTCAATGCTGTTCAAGCAGGAACAGCTCGCGGCGTAGACATCATCCTGATCGACACTGCTGGAAGATTACAAACCAAATTCAACTTGATGGAAGAGTTAAAAAAGGTCAATCGTGTGATCGGTAAAGCTTTACCCGGAGCACCTCACGAAGTATGGCTTGTGTTGGATGCGACCACAGGACAAAACGCAATGCAACAAGCCAAGGCTTTTAAAGAAGCAGTGGGTGTGAACGGTGTGATTTTATCTAAACTGGATTCTTCTGCACGTGGTGGCATGGCGTTTGCCATTCAGCGTGAACTTGGTCTGCCTATTATGTTTGCGGGCCTTGGTGAAAAGCCCGAAGATCTGACGTTGTTTGATCCCGACGCATTTATTCAAGGGATATTAGGAAAATAGATTTGGAATGCAGGAAGTCACTCCTGCGCTTCTTAGTAAAAAGGAGAAACAATGCAAGACCTTATCAACCGCTTGAAACCATCACAGGACTTAACTCAGCAATTAATGGTGCGTCTTTGACTTCGTTGGCAAAGAACAACAACTTTCCGGACTTGAAAAAGAAATAGAGGCGCCTGATTTTTGGGGGAATCCATCTGAAGCTCAAAAGGTGATGAAGCAATATAACGCGGTCAAGAACGAAGTCGAGTCGTGGCGCGTTTTTTCGCGTCGTTTGCGTGATGCTCTTGAATTAGCCCAACTGGACGATGAAAGCCTGCGTGTCGAACTCGAAAGTGAGGTCGCTTCCATCGAAGCTGAACTTGAAAAGCGTTCGTTTACTGCTATGCTCTCCGGTAAATACGATCAGGATTCTGCCATCCTTGCCATCCATGCGGGTGCAGGTGGTACCGACTCACAAGATTGGGCCGCCATGCTTGAGCGCATGTATCTTCGCTGGGCAGAAGAGCGTGGTTTCTCCACTGAAATATTTGACTCTACCGATGGCGAAGAAGCGGGTATCAAAAGCGCGACCATTGCCATCAATGGCGAGTATGCCTTTGGGTATCTCCGTTCAGAAAAGGGTGTTCATCGTTTGGTTCGTCTTTCACCTTTTGACGCTGCACACCGCAGGCATACATCCTTTGCTTTGATCGAGGTCTTGCCTCAAGTTGCAATGGACGATGCTGAAGTGGATATTGACCCCGGCGATATCAAAATGGATGTCTATCGTTCTTCCGGCGCGGGTGGGCAGAACGTGCAAAAGAATGCAACTGCCGTTCGTCTTACACATATCCCAACAGGGATTGTCGTCACTTGTCAAAACGAACGCTCGCAGACGCAAAATCGTGAATTCGCTATGAAAATTTTGCGCGGCCGTTTGCTTGAACTTCGGCAGGCTGAACGTGAAGAAGAGCGTGCCGTTCTGCGCGGTGAATATACCAAGGCTGAGTGGGGGAGCCAAATCCGTTCGTATGTATTACATCCCTATCAAATGGTCAAGGACCATCGCACTGAGCATGAAACCGGTAACACACAGGCAGTGCTCGATGGCGACCTTGATGAATTCATGGAAGCGTATCTACGCTCCACCAACTAAGGAGGGATCATGTCTGATCTCATCACAAAGCTTTCTGTATTTCTTGCAACTGATATTTTGAAGCAACCCAATCGTGCTATTTCCGCCGATGAGCCTTTGATCTCCAGCGGCTTGATCGATTCGTTCAGCCTCATGGATGTTGCTTTGTTTGTCGAAGACAACTTTGGCGTTCGCATCGAAGACACTGAACTCAATGCGGATACCTTCGACAATTTGACTCAACTCGCTTCTTTGATCGAATCTCGTCAATCATGATTTTTCCTGAACGACTAAAAGCGCTTCACGAGCGGACCCCGGAGCGGGTTGCTGTTACTCTGCAATTTCCCAACGCTGACGATTTTTCTGTCTCGCTCGATCAGCTTCTGCGCGGTTCTCAATCCTTTGCGCACACATATGCCCGCGAAGGGATTCAACCCGGCGAAGTGATTGTCCTCATTCTTCAACACAGTGAAGATTTGCTTTACGCATTCTGGGGTGCGATTCTGCATGGCGCGATTCCATCCATCATGCCGTTTCTAACGGAGAAGCTTTCCCCCGAACGTTATCGTGCAGACTTATCCTCATTAATGTCTGTGACAAAACCTGCCGCGATTGTGACGTATCCAGAATTTGAAAACGAAGTTCGTTCGGCGCTTAGAGATGGAGATTCGGTTCGTAAGGTGGTCGTCACAAATCAAATTGAACCGCAGACCGAGCTGGATTTCGACACACTTGCGGGTTTCAAAAGAAAACCTGACGATATTGTTCTCTTACAACACTCATCAGGGACAACAGGATTGCAAAAAGGCGTTGCGCTTTCTCATCAATCTGTGTTCAATCAACTTGATGCCTACAGTAAGGCGCTTGCTCTAAGCGATGAAGATGTGGCTGTTTCCTGGCTTCCGCTTTACCATGATATGGGGTTGATTGCTGGGTTTATCATGCCCATCTTGTCAGGGGTTCCATTGGTGTTGATGTCTCCGTTTGATTGGGTGCGCGCGCCATATAAGTTGATGCAATCCATTACAAAATATCGCGGCACATTGACTTGGCTCCCAAACTTTGCCTACAACTTTTGCGCGCAAAAGATACGAGATCGTCACCTTGAAGATGTGGATCTATCTTCATTGCGTGCGGTTGTTAACTGCTCTGAACCTGTTCGTTGGGAAAGTCATAACGCCTTCTATGAACGTTTCAAGGGTTTTGGTCTCAAGCTGGAAGCGTTGCAAACGTCCTATGCGATGGCAGAGAACGTTTTCTGTGTAACTCAAAGTCCTTTGGGGAGCGTACCAGTTGTCGATGAGATTGACCGGGAATCGTTCATGAGCGAGCGTGTGGCGAAGAGTCCGTTTGATGGGCGTCCATCCATGAAGATGATGTCGTCAGGGCGTCCGTTGGAGAATGTGAAGATCCGAATCCTTGATGAGCAAGGGCAAGATGTGCCCGAACGTGTTATTGGCGAAGTTGCTTTGCAAAGTGATTGCATGTTGACGGGATATTACAACCGTGAGGATGCCACTCAGAAAGCGTTTGTGGATGGATGGTATTTGACGGGTGATTACGGATACATTGCGAATGGGGATGTGTTTGTTTCTGGCCGTAAAAAAGATATGATCATTGTGGGCGGCAAGAATGTGTACCCGCAGGATTTGGAATCGTTGACTTATGAAGTGCCCGGCGTACACGGTGGGAGGTCTGTGGCGTTCGGCATGTATGATGAAGCGCAAGGGACTGAAGATGTTGTTGTGATTGCAGAAGTAGATACGGACGATGCGGTAGAGCAACAAAAAATTGCCGATGCGATCCGCTTACATGTAACGAAGAACTCAGCGGTTGCTTTACGGTACGTCAAAGTGGTGGATCCGAAATGGATCATCAAAACCTCAAGTGGAAAAACTGCGCGTTCTGCAAATAAAGAAAAGTTCATAAAAGAATTGCAAGAGGCGCAAGGAGGATAAATTATATGGGGGCGGATTCGCCAAACCTTATTCGAGAAGCTGTTGATCTGGCGCGTGCAGGAAAAAACGTTGACGCGCGTGATATTTTCTTGAGGGTGGTTGAGAATGATCCTCAAAATGAGTTGGCTTGGATGTGGCTTGCTGGCTTGGTTGACTCGCTTGAGGATAAAATCATTGCCTGTGAGAACGTGTTAATTATTAATCCTTCAAATCTTAAAGCGCAAGCTTATCTTGAAAGTTTGAAGAATAAGAGACAATCCTCAACTATAGGGCAGGAGATACAAAAGAAACAAGAACCTCAAAAAAGCACACCTCGACGCAGTCCTTTGGAAACTGCTAAATTTCTTGAGCAGGACGGGAAATTCGCGGAAGCGCTGGAGATTTACAAGGTGGAAGCCGCCAAGACAAAAGATACAAATGCTTTCAATGAGATATATAAAAAGATTACGCGTATTGAGCAACTGCAGGCTGACAAAGTTCAATATGTATCGCCGAATGTGTCCATTGCGCGTTTGACCTTTACCTGGCCATTGCTATATTTGAGTCTTGTGTTGATACAGGTGGGATTAAATCCGTTCAAAAACCAGATGATTTATTTGTGGCTAGCGTTCCCGTTGGTGATCTTGGGAAGCTACTTTATTGCGATATCGGATGTACGGTCGCGCCATTGGGTTTGGCATGGCTTGTTCGCTGAAAAAGGAGATGGGTCTGCATTTGCGCGTATGACCTTGGCGGCCGTAGGTTGGATATTGGTTTTGCTTCCGATCGTGCTGATTGTTCTAGATTCGTTCAATCGTTTATCTAACTTTCAGATCCCGCCAAAGTTGTTCTAAGGTGCTGCGATGATCCCGCTGAATGACACAGAGAAAAATCGATATTCCTTCTTCCCGATTGTCACCATCCTTTTGATTTTGGTGAATTGTTTTGTTTTTTACGCTGAACGATATACAGTTGATAATGTATGGGAGTATTACATGAAGTTCGGGATAACGCCGCGACTGATCCATCAAATGGTGGGTGGCGGGGTGATATCAAACGTTACTGCCATTTTCCTTCATGGCGATCTATTCCATTTGTTGGGCAACATGCTTCCGCTTTGGGTTTTCGGCAGACGTGTAGAAGATGCATGTGGCCCATGGCGATTTATCGCGTTTTATCTATTTGCTGGAACATGCGCCAATCTGTTGTTTGCGGTTGTGCTGTACGATTCGCCAATTCCAGGTATTGGGGCAAGCGGAGCTATATTTGGTTTGATGGGCGCGTATTTATTGTTGTACCCGGGTGCCCGCATTCGAACATTGGTATTCATAAGCTTTGTCCCTCTTTGGCCACGTGTTCGGGCTTTCTGGATCGTGGCCTATTTTTTTGCTCTGCAAATTATCCCTGCGGTTGAAATATTAGTTGACAAAGCGGACTATCAAGTAAATTATTGGGCTCATTTAGGCGGGTTCTTTTCAGGGGTATTTATTTTGCTGTTTATACGCCCCGAAGCTTACGCTCGATATATGAGTGATGTCTCTGTGTGAATCAAAAAAGAGCGAGTGTACAACTCGCTCTTTTTTATTCTTTAGAGTTTTATCCGCCAGTGGGGAGGCGTTTCTTCAATGTGCGGTTCAGTAATTCTTCCTGCTCATCAGAAACTGATACCTTGTTCTTTCTCATTTTCAAATCCCGGCCTTCGTTGGAACGATTTAACGCTTCTTGCCAGGCGATCTGCATCGCGGTCAATTCGGGTTCCTTGGGTTCTTCTTGCTGGACAGCTTCCGCTTCTTCTCTCTTGGACCCGGGCTTGCCACTCTTTCTATTATCCTTTTTCGCCGGCTTGAATTCTTCGATCTCCGGTTCCAAGGCTTTCATGCTCAACTTGATCTGTTTCTTCTTGCGATTGACATCGAGAACCTTGGCTTCGATCTCGTCGCCTTCTTTAACGATCTCGTTCGGGGTCTTGACGTATCCATGTGCAAGTTCACTGACGTGGATCATGCCGGGGCGTTCTGCACCGATCTCAACAAAAGCTCCATAGGTTTCAAGGCGGACAACTTTGCCTTTTACAACCATATCAGGTTCGATCTCTTTCCAATCCAAGGCTAGGGGTTCGATCATTGTGAGTTCGATGCGATCTTTCTTGACGCGTCGTACCCACACATCCACAGTCTGGCCTTCTTTCACAACATCTTCAACCTTGTTGACAGCATCTTTGCTAAGTTGTGAAATGTGGACAACACCCGGGAGAGCCTGGCCAACATCGACCAAAGCGCCTGCGAGTGTAGTCTTTAATACTTTGCCACTTAATTTTGTTTTGGGTTCCAGTGTCACTTCTGACACAGTGCTGATAGTTTCCATAATTAACTCCTACGTTTTGAAATAATGCCGAAAGCGGATTATACATGTTTGAGAAGCATCAGTCAATGTGAAATATGTTTCAATCCGTATGTTGACGACGCGTTGTAAGTTCTTGTTATTTCAATTTGCACATTGTCGTTTTGTGGATGAGTGTATGTTTTCTTGTATCTCGTACGAGAAACAAGATTGAAAAATGAGCTTTGCATACAAAGTGGATGGCATTCGCCTTGACACATGTAGTTTTCGGAAATAGAATACATGAAGTATGTATAATTTCGACAAAATAGATATAAAAATCGTCAATATCCTTCTAGAGGACGGGCGCATGCCCTCCTCAGAGATTGCCCGTCGCATTGAAGATATCTCTGAGCGTGCAGTTCGCTATCGAATTGATCGCATGGTCGACGCAGGGATCATCCAGGTCAGTGCTGTAGCAAAGCCTCAAGCGTTCGGTTTGACTACTATCGCTGATGTGTGGCTGGAGGTCGAATCAGATCGAATTCTTGAAGTCGCAAAAAAAATGGCGCAATATGACAATGTCAGTTATGTGGCATGCGGTATTGGGGAATCAGATGTAAGTATTCAAGTGGTGGCAAAAGATACGGCAGAGATCTATCAATTTATCACAGAGATTGTTCGTAAAGTTCCGGGTGTACGGAAAACAACAACATCGATAGTCCCA
Proteins encoded in this window:
- the ftsY gene encoding signal recognition particle-docking protein FtsY, with the translated sequence MAELFSKWREGLAKTSKTTFGRLKSILGATEITQDTWDELESLLVQADLGIETATEILDSMRRIVRTEGLTRSDELWDALRAELRSRLSVPPAFTWTNKPSVIMMVGVNGSGKTTTIAKLGQRFHNEGKSLLFGAADTFRAAAVDQLQVWGDRLKVDVIAGAPESDPGAVAFNAVQAGTARGVDIILIDTAGRLQTKFNLMEELKKVNRVIGKALPGAPHEVWLVLDATTGQNAMQQAKAFKEAVGVNGVILSKLDSSARGGMAFAIQRELGLPIMFAGLGEKPEDLTLFDPDAFIQGILGK
- a CDS encoding Lrp/AsnC family transcriptional regulator, with product MYNFDKIDIKIVNILLEDGRMPSSEIARRIEDISERAVRYRIDRMVDAGIIQVSAVAKPQAFGLTTIADVWLEVESDRILEVAKKMAQYDNVSYVACGIGESDVSIQVVAKDTAEIYQFITEIVRKVPGVRKTTTSIVPLIIKDVYQWRVPERIAREISEEKGLSATD
- a CDS encoding S1 RNA-binding domain-containing protein, with protein sequence METISTVSEVTLEPKTKLSGKVLKTTLAGALVDVGQALPGVVHISQLSKDAVNKVEDVVKEGQTVDVWVRRVKKDRIELTMIEPLALDWKEIEPDMVVKGKVVRLETYGAFVEIGAERPGMIHVSELAHGYVKTPNEIVKEGDEIEAKVLDVNRKKKQIKLSMKALEPEIEEFKPAKKDNRKSGKPGSKREEAEAVQQEEPKEPELTAMQIAWQEALNRSNEGRDLKMRKNKVSVSDEQEELLNRTLKKRLPTGG
- a CDS encoding AMP-binding protein produces the protein MIFPERLKALHERTPERVAVTLQFPNADDFSVSLDQLLRGSQSFAHTYAREGIQPGEVIVLILQHSEDLLYAFWGAILHGAIPSIMPFLTEKLSPERYRADLSSLMSVTKPAAIVTYPEFENEVRSALRDGDSVRKVVVTNQIEPQTELDFDTLAGFKRKPDDIVLLQHSSGTTGLQKGVALSHQSVFNQLDAYSKALALSDEDVAVSWLPLYHDMGLIAGFIMPILSGVPLVLMSPFDWVRAPYKLMQSITKYRGTLTWLPNFAYNFCAQKIRDRHLEDVDLSSLRAVVNCSEPVRWESHNAFYERFKGFGLKLEALQTSYAMAENVFCVTQSPLGSVPVVDEIDRESFMSERVAKSPFDGRPSMKMMSSGRPLENVKIRILDEQGQDVPERVIGEVALQSDCMLTGYYNREDATQKAFVDGWYLTGDYGYIANGDVFVSGRKKDMIIVGGKNVYPQDLESLTYEVPGVHGGRSVAFGMYDEAQGTEDVVVIAEVDTDDAVEQQKIADAIRLHVTKNSAVALRYVKVVDPKWIIKTSSGKTARSANKEKFIKELQEAQGG
- the trxA gene encoding thioredoxin, yielding MSNEPIHVTDAAFEKTVLQSTVPVIVDFWAPWCGPCKMIAPILDKLAKEYDGKVVIAKVNTDENPEWMMKYGIQGIPTMLFVAGGKIVHRQVGALPERMLRDTVTQFLEVAGQS
- a CDS encoding acyl carrier protein, coding for MSDLITKLSVFLATDILKQPNRAISADEPLISSGLIDSFSLMDVALFVEDNFGVRIEDTELNADTFDNLTQLASLIESRQS
- a CDS encoding rhomboid family intramembrane serine protease: MKFGITPRLIHQMVGGGVISNVTAIFLHGDLFHLLGNMLPLWVFGRRVEDACGPWRFIAFYLFAGTCANLLFAVVLYDSPIPGIGASGAIFGLMGAYLLLYPGARIRTLVFISFVPLWPRVRAFWIVAYFFALQIIPAVEILVDKADYQVNYWAHLGGFFSGVFILLFIRPEAYARYMSDVSV